The Streptomyces sp. HUAS CB01 genome has a segment encoding these proteins:
- a CDS encoding NDP-hexose 2,3-dehydratase family protein yields the protein MTSTRATPAGPRPARRGDGPERRFTLSALADCGRVVTDAQFHAWLGEMGRREASHVERIAFKELDQWSFDDATGNLGHDSGRFFTVEGVTAHTGSPAHGVWRQPVIHQPEVGILGILVKEFDGVLHCLMQVKMEPGNVNRLQLSPTVQATRSNFTTVHKGKTPLYLDHFTRPGSSTVLVDVLQSEQGSWFFHKRNRNMVVEVTGDLPVHEGFCWLTLGQLRRLLAVPDLVNMDSRSVLSCIRFTDPCELGDLSGATALQAVLRRSLAPGDAGALHTTVSLASRINDTRLRHPLTARRIPLAEVPDWHRSADEIAREDGRFFRIVAVSVHSGNREVSSWTQPLLEPNGVGVVAFLARRIDGVLHVLLRTTVEPGCRDTAELGPTVQANPHDNLAPPDDDPPYLRYVLDAPRERIHYDVVQSEEGGRFHHARNRYLVVEVDDAFPAEVPPDFQWATLGQLMELHQHNGYVNMQARSLVACMHSLW from the coding sequence GTGACCAGCACCCGTGCCACGCCGGCCGGGCCGCGTCCGGCGCGGCGCGGCGACGGCCCGGAGCGCCGGTTCACGCTCTCCGCGCTGGCCGACTGCGGCAGGGTGGTGACGGACGCTCAGTTCCACGCGTGGCTGGGTGAGATGGGCCGCCGCGAGGCGTCGCACGTCGAGCGCATCGCGTTCAAGGAACTCGACCAGTGGAGTTTCGACGACGCGACGGGAAACCTGGGCCACGACAGCGGGCGGTTCTTCACCGTCGAGGGCGTGACCGCGCACACCGGCTCGCCCGCCCACGGCGTATGGCGGCAGCCGGTGATCCATCAGCCGGAGGTCGGCATCCTCGGCATCCTGGTGAAGGAGTTCGACGGCGTCCTGCACTGCCTGATGCAGGTCAAGATGGAGCCCGGCAACGTCAACCGGCTGCAGTTGTCGCCGACCGTGCAGGCCACCAGGAGCAACTTCACCACGGTGCACAAGGGGAAGACCCCTCTGTACCTCGACCACTTCACCAGGCCCGGCAGTTCCACGGTCCTGGTGGACGTCCTGCAGTCGGAACAGGGCTCCTGGTTCTTCCACAAGCGCAACCGCAACATGGTCGTCGAGGTGACGGGCGACCTGCCCGTGCACGAGGGCTTCTGCTGGCTGACGCTGGGACAGCTGCGGCGCCTGCTGGCCGTGCCCGACCTGGTCAACATGGACAGCCGGTCGGTGCTGTCGTGCATACGGTTCACCGACCCGTGTGAACTCGGCGACCTTTCCGGCGCCACCGCCCTCCAGGCGGTGCTCCGCCGCTCGCTCGCGCCGGGTGACGCGGGGGCGCTGCACACCACCGTCTCGCTCGCGAGCCGGATCAACGACACCCGGCTGCGTCACCCGCTCACCGCCCGGCGCATTCCGCTGGCCGAGGTCCCCGACTGGCACCGGTCCGCGGACGAGATCGCCCGCGAGGACGGCAGGTTCTTCCGCATCGTCGCGGTGTCGGTGCACTCCGGCAACCGCGAGGTGAGCAGCTGGACCCAGCCGCTGCTGGAACCGAACGGCGTCGGTGTCGTCGCCTTCCTCGCCCGCAGGATCGACGGCGTCCTGCACGTACTGCTGCGCACGACGGTGGAGCCGGGCTGCCGCGACACGGCGGAGCTGGGCCCCACGGTGCAGGCGAACCCGCACGACAACCTCGCCCCACCGGACGACGACCCGCCGTATCTGCGGTACGTGCTCGACGCGCCGCGGGAGCGGATCCACTACGACGTTGTCCAGTCGGAGGAGGGCGGCCGCTTCCACCACGCCCGCAACCGCTATCTCGTCGTCGAGGTGGACGACGCCTTCCCGGCCGAGGTGCCCCCGGACTTCCAGTGGGCGACCCTCGGCCAGCTCATGGAGCTCCACCAGCACAACGGCTACGTCAACATGCAGGCCCGCAGCCTCGTCGCCTGCATGCACTCCCTCTGGTAG
- a CDS encoding FkbM family methyltransferase has translation MSEQQPIAGELETAKLADGREIVAPSAEQAVMLWHAVKGDEYYLEGIRGLSKGDVVLDIGGNIGLTAMVYADLVPGIRIISAEPAPSCFAALRRNLERYVPDAVAVNAAVGKAPGTMELTYYPESPANSTLYADVEDNINISKAYMRTTGMREEFIELHHDSIAATFEKGIVSTVDVVTVGELAERHGVDEVALLKIDVERAELDVLEGVPEQLWPKVRRVVTEVHDVEGRLAYVRTLLQDKGFTVKDGQEDLMAGTNVHMLIATRD, from the coding sequence ATGTCCGAACAGCAGCCGATCGCCGGCGAGCTGGAGACCGCCAAGCTGGCAGACGGCCGGGAGATCGTCGCGCCGAGCGCGGAGCAGGCGGTCATGCTCTGGCACGCGGTGAAGGGCGACGAGTACTACCTCGAAGGGATACGCGGCCTCTCCAAGGGCGATGTCGTCCTCGACATCGGCGGCAACATCGGCCTGACGGCCATGGTGTACGCCGACCTGGTGCCGGGCATCCGCATCATCTCCGCCGAGCCGGCCCCGTCGTGCTTCGCGGCCCTGCGGCGCAACCTGGAGCGGTACGTGCCGGACGCGGTCGCGGTGAACGCGGCCGTGGGCAAGGCCCCGGGGACCATGGAGCTGACGTACTACCCGGAGTCGCCCGCCAACTCCACGCTGTACGCCGATGTCGAGGACAACATCAACATCAGCAAGGCGTACATGCGCACCACCGGGATGCGCGAGGAGTTCATCGAGCTGCACCACGACTCGATCGCGGCGACCTTCGAGAAGGGCATCGTGTCCACCGTGGACGTGGTGACCGTCGGTGAGCTGGCGGAGCGGCACGGGGTCGACGAGGTCGCCCTGCTGAAGATCGACGTGGAGCGGGCCGAGCTGGATGTGCTCGAGGGCGTGCCGGAGCAGCTGTGGCCGAAGGTCCGCCGGGTGGTGACCGAGGTGCACGACGTCGAGGGACGGCTCGCGTACGTCCGCACGCTGCTCCAGGACAAGGGATTCACGGTGAAGGACGGCCAGGAGGACCTCATGGCCGGCACCAATGTGCACATGCTCATCGCCACGCGCGACTGA